A DNA window from Jaculus jaculus isolate mJacJac1 chromosome 1, mJacJac1.mat.Y.cur, whole genome shotgun sequence contains the following coding sequences:
- the Kif12 gene encoding kinesin-like protein KIF12 isoform X3, which produces MEERGSPDGDHARSLEQGTEGPETPIQVVLRVRPMSAAELRRGEQSVLHCSGTRTLQVSPPGGGPDVAFRFGAVLDGARTQEDVFRACGVRRLGELALRGFSCTVFTFGQTGSGKTFTLTGPPPQGEGVPVPPSLVGIMQRTFAWLLERVQHLATPVTLRASYLEIYNEQVHDLLSLGSPGPLPVRWNKARGFYVERLRVVEFGTLEALMELLQKGLSRRRSSSHSLNQASSRSHALLTLYISHPTPQQIPPADPGDLPVGGKLCFVDLAGSEKVAATGSRGQLMLEANSINRSLLALGHCISVLLDPQRKQSHIPFRDSKLTKLLADSLGGHGITLMVACVSPSAQCLPETLSTLRYASRAQRVTTRPQGAKSPRQSPGAKQHLQVEAELLQLREENRRLQFQLDQMDTKAPSLRGARGAWAQRNLYGMLQEFMLENEGLRKEMKQLQISRDLARAEQRVLAQQVQELERRLLSARSFLQSSSGPGCPCSVVPALPCWALPPLCSCFQFCPLCRVPLSHWACPRRECHLPQVPESEVPGGSCLSMRPPPWAPPCSPGSAKCQQERSHSNWAQTRVLAEMLTGEEVVPSAPPLPTAFPNTPPMPRGETKLPSLAQRLEALTHQIGSSLRRHQSQPPPSEGIRSPGQGLPPC; this is translated from the exons ATGGAGGAACGTGGGTCTCCCGACGG GGACCACGCGCGGAGCCTGGAACAGGGGACAGAGGGGCCGGAAACGCCGATCCAAGTGGTGCTCAG GGTTCGTCCTATGAGCGCAGCCGAACTACGTCGAGGGGAGCAGAGCGTTCTGCACTGCTCTGGGACTCGGACGCTGCAG GTGAGTCCACCAGGCGGGGGCCCAGACGTAGCGTTCCGCTTCGGCGCCGTGCTGGACGGGGCGCGCACGCAGGAGGACGTGTTCCGGGCGTGCGGCGTGCGCCGCCTGGGCGAGCTGGCACTGCGCGG CTTCTCCTGCACGGTCTTCACCTTTGGCCAGACGGGCTCCGGGAAGACCTTCACCCTGACTGGACCTCCTCCCCAG GGAGAGGGAGTGCCTGTGCCCCCCAGTCTGGTTGGCATCATGCAGAGGACCTTTGCCTGGCTGTTAGAGCGCGTGCAGCATCTGGCCACCCCTGTCACCCTCCGCGCCTCCTACCTGGAGATCTACAATGAGCAG gTTCATGACTTGCTGAGCCTGGGGTCTCCCGGGCCGTTGCCGGTTCGCTGGAACAAAGCTCGTGGCTTCTACGTGGAACGGCTGCGGGTGGTGGAGTTTGGCaccctggaggccctgatggagCTCCTGCAGAAGG GTCTTAGCCGTCGTCGCAGTTCTTCCCACAGCCTGAACCAGGCCTCCAGCCGAAGCCATGCCCTACTCACCCTGTACATCAGCCACCCAACT CCCCAACAGATACCTCCCGCAGACCCTGGGGACCTCCCTGTTGGGGGGAAGCTGTGCTTTGTAGACCTGGCAGGCAGTGAGAAGGTGGCGGCCACAGGATCCCGTGGGCAGCTGATGCTTGAAGCCAACAGTATCAACCGCAGCCTCTTGGCACTGG GTCATTGCATCTCTGTGCTGCTGGACCCACAGCGGAAGCAGAGCCACATACCCTTCCGGGACAGCAAACTCACCAAGTTGCTGGCAGACTCACTAGGGGGACATGGGATCACCCTCATG GTGGCCTGCGTGTCCCCCTCAGCCCAGTGCCTTCCCGAGACTCTCAGCACCCTGCGATATGCAAGCCGAGCTCAGCGGGTCACCACCCGGCCACAGGGTGCCAAG TCCCCCCGGCAGTCCCCTGGGGCAAAGCAGCACCTGCAAGTGGAGGCTGAGCTGCTGCAGCTACGGGAGGAGAATCGTCGCCTGCAGTTCCAGCTGGACCAAATGGACACCAAAG CTCCGAGCCTCCGTGGGGCCCGTGGGGCCTGGGCCCAGCGAAACCTCTATGGGATGTTGCAGGAGTTCATGCTGGAGAACGAGGGGCTCAG GAAGGAAATGAAGCAGCTGCAGATCAGCAGGGACCTTGCCCGGGCTGAGCAGCGTGTCCTAGCCCAACAAGtccaagagctggagag ACGCCTCCTGTCTGCACGCTCCTTTCTCCAGTCCAGCTCTGGCCCAGGATGCCCCTGCTCAGTGGTGCCAGCTCTCCCCTGCTGG GCACTGCCACCCCTCTGCTCCTGTTTCCAGTTCTGTCCTCTGTGTCGAGTGCCTCTGTCCCACTGGGCCTGCCCACGGCGGGAGTGCCACCTACCACAG GTGCCAGAGTCCGAGGTtccaggtggctcatgcctgtctaTGCGGCCCCCACCCTGGGCCCCTCCATGCAGCCCTGGCTCTGCCAAGTGCCAACAAGAGAG GAGCCACAGCAACTGGGCCCAGACTCGAGTCCTGGCCGAGATGCTGACAGGGGAGGAGGTGGTACCCTCTGCACCGCCCCTGCCCACAGCATTCCCCAACACACCACCGATGCCAAGAG GAGAAACCAAGCTCCCAAGCCTggctcagaggctggaggctctcacACACCAGATTGGCAGTTCTCTGCGCCGCCACCAGAGTCAGCCGCCTCCCAGTGAGGGCATACGAAGCCCTGGCCAAGGCCTCCCTCCATGCTGA
- the Kif12 gene encoding kinesin-like protein KIF12 isoform X7 produces MQRTFAWLLERVQHLATPVTLRASYLEIYNEQVHDLLSLGSPGPLPVRWNKARGFYVERLRVVEFGTLEALMELLQKGLSRRRSSSHSLNQASSRSHALLTLYISHPTPQQIPPADPGDLPVGGKLCFVDLAGSEKVAATGSRGQLMLEANSINRSLLALGHCISVLLDPQRKQSHIPFRDSKLTKLLADSLGGHGITLMVACVSPSAQCLPETLSTLRYASRAQRVTTRPQGAKGGPGQSPRQSPGAKQHLQVEAELLQLREENRRLQFQLDQMDTKAPSLRGARGAWAQRNLYGMLQEFMLENEGLRKEMKQLQISRDLARAEQRVLAQQVQELERRLLSARSFLQSSSGPGCPCSVVPALPCWALPPLCSCFQFCPLCRVPLSHWACPRRECHLPQVPESEVPGGSCLSMRPPPWAPPCSPGSAKCQQERSHSNWAQTRVLAEMLTGEEVVPSAPPLPTAFPNTPPMPRGETKLPSLAQRLEALTHQIGSSLRRHQSQPPPSEGIRSPGQGLPPC; encoded by the exons ATGCAGAGGACCTTTGCCTGGCTGTTAGAGCGCGTGCAGCATCTGGCCACCCCTGTCACCCTCCGCGCCTCCTACCTGGAGATCTACAATGAGCAG gTTCATGACTTGCTGAGCCTGGGGTCTCCCGGGCCGTTGCCGGTTCGCTGGAACAAAGCTCGTGGCTTCTACGTGGAACGGCTGCGGGTGGTGGAGTTTGGCaccctggaggccctgatggagCTCCTGCAGAAGG GTCTTAGCCGTCGTCGCAGTTCTTCCCACAGCCTGAACCAGGCCTCCAGCCGAAGCCATGCCCTACTCACCCTGTACATCAGCCACCCAACT CCCCAACAGATACCTCCCGCAGACCCTGGGGACCTCCCTGTTGGGGGGAAGCTGTGCTTTGTAGACCTGGCAGGCAGTGAGAAGGTGGCGGCCACAGGATCCCGTGGGCAGCTGATGCTTGAAGCCAACAGTATCAACCGCAGCCTCTTGGCACTGG GTCATTGCATCTCTGTGCTGCTGGACCCACAGCGGAAGCAGAGCCACATACCCTTCCGGGACAGCAAACTCACCAAGTTGCTGGCAGACTCACTAGGGGGACATGGGATCACCCTCATG GTGGCCTGCGTGTCCCCCTCAGCCCAGTGCCTTCCCGAGACTCTCAGCACCCTGCGATATGCAAGCCGAGCTCAGCGGGTCACCACCCGGCCACAGGGTGCCAAG GGCGGCCCTGGACAGTCCCCCCGGCAGTCCCCTGGGGCAAAGCAGCACCTGCAAGTGGAGGCTGAGCTGCTGCAGCTACGGGAGGAGAATCGTCGCCTGCAGTTCCAGCTGGACCAAATGGACACCAAAG CTCCGAGCCTCCGTGGGGCCCGTGGGGCCTGGGCCCAGCGAAACCTCTATGGGATGTTGCAGGAGTTCATGCTGGAGAACGAGGGGCTCAG GAAGGAAATGAAGCAGCTGCAGATCAGCAGGGACCTTGCCCGGGCTGAGCAGCGTGTCCTAGCCCAACAAGtccaagagctggagag ACGCCTCCTGTCTGCACGCTCCTTTCTCCAGTCCAGCTCTGGCCCAGGATGCCCCTGCTCAGTGGTGCCAGCTCTCCCCTGCTGG GCACTGCCACCCCTCTGCTCCTGTTTCCAGTTCTGTCCTCTGTGTCGAGTGCCTCTGTCCCACTGGGCCTGCCCACGGCGGGAGTGCCACCTACCACAG GTGCCAGAGTCCGAGGTtccaggtggctcatgcctgtctaTGCGGCCCCCACCCTGGGCCCCTCCATGCAGCCCTGGCTCTGCCAAGTGCCAACAAGAGAG GAGCCACAGCAACTGGGCCCAGACTCGAGTCCTGGCCGAGATGCTGACAGGGGAGGAGGTGGTACCCTCTGCACCGCCCCTGCCCACAGCATTCCCCAACACACCACCGATGCCAAGAG GAGAAACCAAGCTCCCAAGCCTggctcagaggctggaggctctcacACACCAGATTGGCAGTTCTCTGCGCCGCCACCAGAGTCAGCCGCCTCCCAGTGAGGGCATACGAAGCCCTGGCCAAGGCCTCCCTCCATGCTGA